In a genomic window of Syntrophales bacterium:
- a CDS encoding thiolase family protein — protein sequence MRNVYIIGTGMNKFGHYPEGAVRSMAEDVVGMALKDAGLGKKDIQAGFFSNTFWGMFDNQHSIRGQVVFRSIGIDKIPVTNVENACAGASTALHLACTGIMADMYDVAIAVGSEKITNPDKLKSLSAYAFCMDVGNFEQHIKMIMDIGKSFRIEIPEDKSAPGKGRSIFMDAYATGARWHMDRFGTTQRQFAVVASKNHFHSSLNPLAQYQIPMTVEEVMADVPVAYPLTRSMCAPVGDGAAAAIVCSERFLKKLAGARPVKIRASVLGQGSNRDLDGEDIGERLSRQAYALAGLGPDDIDVAELHDATAYGELHQTEAMGFCPIGQGGPYAESGETTLGGKKPINPSGGLESRGHPIGASGLAQIHELVLQLREDAGKRQVEGARLALAENGGGNIGVEEAAMCIHILEKT from the coding sequence ATGAGGAATGTCTACATCATTGGAACCGGAATGAACAAATTCGGGCACTATCCCGAGGGAGCCGTTCGTTCCATGGCGGAAGATGTTGTCGGCATGGCCCTCAAGGACGCAGGACTGGGGAAGAAGGATATTCAGGCCGGATTTTTCTCCAATACGTTCTGGGGCATGTTCGACAATCAGCATTCCATCCGGGGACAGGTGGTGTTTCGATCCATTGGCATCGACAAGATCCCTGTCACCAACGTTGAGAACGCCTGTGCCGGGGCGTCTACAGCTCTCCACCTGGCCTGCACGGGAATCATGGCAGACATGTACGACGTGGCGATTGCCGTTGGATCGGAGAAAATCACCAACCCCGACAAGCTCAAGTCACTTTCCGCGTATGCCTTTTGTATGGACGTGGGAAACTTTGAGCAACACATCAAGATGATTATGGATATCGGGAAGTCATTTCGGATCGAGATTCCAGAGGACAAGTCCGCTCCCGGGAAAGGCAGGAGCATCTTCATGGACGCCTATGCAACCGGGGCACGCTGGCACATGGACCGGTTCGGAACCACCCAGAGACAATTTGCCGTCGTCGCGTCCAAGAACCACTTCCACAGTTCTCTCAACCCACTGGCCCAATACCAGATACCCATGACCGTCGAGGAGGTCATGGCCGACGTCCCCGTGGCCTATCCCCTGACCCGGTCCATGTGTGCACCGGTCGGCGATGGAGCGGCCGCGGCCATCGTCTGCTCTGAACGATTCCTGAAGAAGCTGGCGGGCGCCCGCCCGGTGAAAATTCGCGCTTCCGTTCTCGGTCAGGGGTCGAACCGGGACCTGGATGGCGAAGACATCGGCGAACGGTTGTCCAGGCAGGCTTACGCTCTCGCCGGCCTGGGACCCGATGACATCGATGTGGCGGAGCTTCATGACGCCACAGCCTATGGAGAGCTTCACCAGACCGAAGCGATGGGATTCTGCCCGATAGGACAGGGCGGGCCTTATGCAGAATCCGGTGAGACAACCCTGGGTGGGAAGAAACCCATCAATCCCAGCGGAGGCCTGGAGTCACGCGGCCATCCCATTGGAGCATCGGGACTGGCTCAGATTCATGAACTGGTTCTTCAACTGCGGGAGGATGCCGGAAAACGGCAGGTCGAAGGGGCTCGTCTGGCACTGGCCGAAAACGGCGGCGGGAACATCGGGGTCGAAGAGGCCGCCATGTGCATCCATATCCTCGAAAAAACCTGA
- a CDS encoding long-chain-fatty-acid--CoA ligase — MIDTMQTSQYLAINTLRKHRDRIFTDREGLTLHYSDIEKASNRVANGIRACGYGPGDRIAVVMPNSVHYAVADFGIYKSGAALVPMNMMISPDDIAFVLKDAGVRMIFVDASHAEKIRSMQSSLPQLKDIIVVDGPAGDGMLGWEDFKAKYPDTAVSTTAGEDHDALIIYTGGTTGKSKGVVHNQKSLYFDILAHVVELPFVPDDKVLIVTPMSHATGWLLFAGCVRGTSFAIEKSFDLVRLLEIIEKEKITMMMMVPTIIYIFLDIMKAKPSDVSSLRVLGYGAAPISDARLAEAIKVFGPIFYQKYGLVECPNMITTLSVADHIKALEKPAILQSCGRPDVMVSLRIVDEAGQEVPVGQVGEIIVKAPYVMNSYLNQPELTAETLKDGWLHTGDMGRVDEEGYVYILDRKKDMIISGGMNVFPAEVEDLIRKHPKVKEVSVIGIPDDYWGEAVTACIVPDGEATEDEIKAFCKGKVAKYAQPKKVVFMDVLPKTILGKIDKKVLREPYWEGKARRV; from the coding sequence ATGATCGATACCATGCAAACATCTCAATATCTTGCAATCAACACGTTGAGAAAACACCGGGATCGGATCTTTACAGACCGGGAGGGGTTGACGCTTCATTACAGTGACATTGAAAAGGCCTCGAATCGCGTGGCCAACGGTATCCGTGCATGCGGGTACGGCCCGGGTGACCGCATCGCCGTGGTCATGCCCAACAGTGTACACTATGCCGTGGCGGATTTCGGGATCTACAAATCAGGCGCGGCACTTGTGCCCATGAACATGATGATCAGCCCGGACGACATCGCTTTTGTTCTCAAGGACGCGGGGGTCAGGATGATATTCGTCGATGCGTCCCATGCAGAAAAAATTCGATCCATGCAGAGCAGTCTGCCGCAACTGAAGGATATCATCGTCGTGGACGGTCCTGCGGGGGATGGAATGCTTGGATGGGAGGACTTCAAGGCGAAATATCCCGATACCGCCGTGAGCACGACCGCCGGCGAGGACCACGATGCGCTGATTATCTACACGGGCGGAACGACGGGCAAATCAAAAGGCGTCGTACACAACCAGAAAAGCCTTTATTTCGACATCCTGGCCCATGTCGTTGAACTGCCCTTCGTGCCCGACGACAAGGTTCTCATCGTGACGCCCATGTCCCATGCCACCGGCTGGCTCCTGTTTGCCGGCTGTGTCCGGGGCACAAGCTTTGCCATCGAGAAGAGCTTCGACCTGGTGCGCCTCCTGGAAATCATCGAGAAAGAAAAGATCACCATGATGATGATGGTGCCCACGATCATCTACATTTTCCTCGACATCATGAAGGCGAAACCCTCCGACGTCAGTTCGCTGCGGGTACTCGGGTATGGCGCAGCACCGATTTCGGACGCCCGCCTGGCCGAGGCGATCAAGGTCTTCGGCCCGATTTTCTACCAGAAATACGGCCTCGTCGAATGCCCGAACATGATCACGACCCTTTCTGTAGCAGACCATATCAAGGCCCTGGAAAAACCGGCCATCCTCCAGAGCTGCGGACGTCCGGACGTCATGGTGTCGCTCAGGATCGTCGATGAAGCCGGCCAGGAGGTGCCGGTCGGGCAGGTCGGCGAGATCATTGTGAAGGCGCCGTACGTAATGAATTCTTATCTGAATCAGCCGGAACTCACTGCCGAAACGCTGAAGGACGGCTGGCTCCATACGGGTGACATGGGGCGGGTGGATGAGGAAGGCTACGTCTATATCCTGGATCGGAAAAAGGACATGATCATCAGTGGCGGCATGAACGTCTTTCCGGCGGAAGTCGAGGATCTGATTCGCAAGCATCCCAAGGTAAAGGAAGTATCTGTCATCGGGATTCCCGATGACTACTGGGGCGAAGCCGTCACGGCATGCATCGTGCCTGATGGAGAAGCTACCGAAGACGAGATCAAGGCATTCTGCAAGGGCAAGGTTGCCAAGTACGCCCAGCCCAAGAAGGTCGTTTTCATGGACGTACTGCCGAAAACCATCCTCGGCAAGATCGACAAAAAGGTCCTGCGAGAGCCTTACTGGGAAGGAAAGGCCCGCCGGGTATAG